The genomic window TTTGATTTAGTTTGCAAGAGAAAGTAAATTTTATTCTATGTTCAGCCCTTCTCCAACTCTTCCAAGATAGGACATTCCGGTCTATGATCCCCATGACAATGCTTTACTAAATGCAGTAGAGTATTTCTCATTGCTTGTAATTCAGAGATCTTCATTTCTAACTCTTTCACGTGAGAAGAAGCTAAGGACTTCACTTGTGCGCTTGCTCTGGATCTGTTTCTCCAAAGACCGACTAACTGCTTGATTTCCGGCAAGGAAAATCCGAGATTTCTTGCTCTCTTGATGAACTTCAGAGTATGAGCATCGTTCTCGGAATATACTCTGTATCCGGATCCACTCCTTCCTGCCTTAGGGATCAATCCTATGGATTCATAATGCCTGACTAATTTCGCGTTCACTCCGGATAATTTAGCGATCTCCCCTATATTCATGTTTTTATAACCTTCTAATTATTGGAATGTTTGAGGATATTTACTCATTTTTTGATAAATGTCTAATATTTTTTAGGATTAGGCGCTTGACCTTCCTATTATTGGAAGGTTTAGAATAGAAATATAGAAAGGAGATCCAAAATGTACGAGATGAAACTATCCGGAATGACCTGCGATCATTGCGTAAAAACAGTCACCAAAGCGATCCAGTCTATCGCACCGGAGAGCAAACCGATCGTGGATTTACATTCACAAACCGCTCGCTTCGAAACCGAAAAAGATATTTCTTCTCTTCCTGAGATCATCAAGGAAGAAGGTTACGAAGTCCTTTCGATCAACAAAGCATGAGTTAGAATGACAAAAGCATTCTTTCCCAACTCTCAGAGAATCTTTTGTTATAAAGTAATATCCGCGAATGTGCAAGCGAGGACGAAATGATCACAGATACAAATCAAAGCCAACCGATTCCTTCTTCGGAAAAACCATCGGAGATCACATTGGATCTATTCGGCATGACCTGCACCAATTGTGCGAGAAGAATTGAGACCGGCCTCGGGAAAGTCCCGGGAGTAGAAGAGGCCAGGGTTAATTTCGCAAGGGAAACCGCTTTTGTTCGATTCAAACACGATCTAGATCCAAAGTCGCTGATCTCTCGGGTGGAATCCTTGGGTTATACTGCGGCAGAACATTCCCAAACGAACTCTAAGCAAGCCAATTCACTTCATGAAGAAGAAAGAAGGAAACTTAGGTTCAGGTTCTTTGCCTCCTTGGTTTTTTCTTTGCCGCTGCTTTATACGATGGTTTCCCATTTTGAATTTCTTAGCTTCTTACCGAATTCTAAATTCCTAATGCATCCTTGGGTGCAATTCCTGCTTGCAACTCCGGTACAGTTTTGGATCGGTTTTCCTTTCTACAAGAGTGCGTTTCGTGCCTTAAAGAATGGAGCCGCGAATATGGATGTATTGGTGGCGCTCGGGACCAGCGCCGCATACGGATACAGTCTTGCGATGAGTATTGTATTCGGAATGAAAAACGGGGATCTTCTCTTTTCTTCAGCTTGGGAACATTCGGCTCATTCCGCCTTACCACCGTTATACTATGAGACTTCTGCAGTACTATTAAGCTTTTTACTTCTGGGAAAATGGATGGAGTCTTTAGCAAAAGGAAAAAGTTCTTCCGCAATCCAAGCATTGCTTTCCTTAAAACCGGAAACCGCTTGGGTGAAGAAGGATGAGAATTGGACAGAACTTCCTTCCGAATACGTTCGAAAAGGAGACATGCTTCAGATCAAACCGGGAGAAAGAGTCCCCGTGGACGGGATCGTTACCGAGGGATTTAGCTCTGTCAACGAGTCCATGCTTACCGGAGAGAGCATGCCGGTCGATAAGAAGTCGGATGATACCGTTTTAGGCGGAACAGTCAACGGAAACGGAGTACTGATCGTTCGCGCAACTTCGGTAGGTTCCGATACAGTCTTATCTTCTATCATCAAAACGGTAGAAGACGCGCAAGCCTCCAGGGCTCCCATCCAAAAGATTGCGGATCGGATCTCTGCTTTCTTTGTACCCGCAGTGATCGGGATCTCCTTCTTCAATTTTCTACTCTGGTTTATATTCTTGGAGCCAGGCATCATAGGCTCGGCATTGGAGAAGTCGATCGCTATCTTAGTGATCGCTTGTCCTTGCGCCTTGGGTCTCGCTACTCCGATCTCTATCTTAGTAGGAACAGGGAGAGCTGCGAGTCACGGAATTCTGTTTAGGAACGCGGAGGCATTAGAATCTTCTTCTAATCTGGATGTGATCGCATTCGATAAGACTGGCACGATCACAGAGGGAAACCCGTACGTTACCGCCTATCAAACATTAGGCGAAGAAAAAACCGTACTCGTCGCGGCAGCTTCGGTAGAAGCTTCTTCTTCTCATCCATTAGCAAAGGCAATCGTTCAATTCGTAAAAGAAAAGGGCCACTCCCTACAATCAGTGCAAGATCTCAATACGGAGCCCGGACAAGGAGTGATCGCAAAAGTAAACGGCTCCTCTCTCATGATCGGAAAAGAAGAATATATAGCTTCTAAATCCGCCTTGCCGGAGCAGCTGGTCTCTCGTTCTTCTTCTTGGAAAGAAACAGGAAAGACTATTGTTTGGGCCAAACTGGATCAGGGATCCAACCCTAGTTGGATCATCTTTGCGATCGAGGATAAGATCAAAGAGAATGCGAAGTCTTCTCTAGAAAAACTAAAAGATCTAGGACTAAAGACCATTCTCCTAACAGGAGATAACGCGTTAGTCGCTAAGTCTGTCTCTTCTCAAGTGGGAATAGACGCGTATCATTCTTCTCTTCTTCCAAAAGATAAGGCGGATATCATTTCCTCCATGCAAGCAAGCGGTAAAAAGGTGGGAATGGTAGGTGACGGGTTAAACGACTCCCCCGCCCTTGCAAAAGCAGACGTGGGTTTTGGGATGGGAACCGGAACAGACGTCGCGATGGAGACTTCTGGAGTCATTCTGATGAAAGGTGACTTGGAAAAGATCTACGATTCTCTCCGGATCGCAAAGGCTACGACCAGAAATATTCGCCAAAACTTCTTCTGGGCTCTTGCTTATAATACGATCGGGATCCCGATCGCTGCTGCAGGCCTTCTAGCCCCTTGGATTGCAGGCGCAATGATGGCCTTCAGCTCCGTGTCTGTGGTGCTAAATGCCCTTCGTCTGAAAAAGCCGACATAAGAACGCAAAAGGTTAAGCTTCTTTTATCTTATAATGGGGTTCAATTTGGACCCCTAGTATTTCCGAAAATTCTAATATGAGAAGTTCGGTACGGATCTATTTTTTTGCTGCGATCCTTTTAGTCTTTTTCGTATCCCCGACCGGGATCGTAAAGGCGGACTTGGACAGTAACCGTGCCACCGCTCTCATCCGTGTGGAAAGAGGACTTAAGCAGAACGAATTCCATCTCAAAGCGATCAATAGTACGATCTCTAATTACGGAAGCGAAGAAGACAGGGCACTCTATCGCAGATGTTTGCAGCATCACATAGAGACTTTCACTTTGTATCTTCAATTCGATCTAGCTCATTCTTATGATGAGATGAGACAGACCCAAAGACTACTCGTGGTTTTATATTCCAGAGTCGTCGAATCTTCCGCTATGGTGGTCCGCAGAGAGCTGGATTACCTTGCCAAATACGCGCTTAGGACCCAAGACGCGGAGGCAAGACATCATTTGGAAATGGGTTATCGAGAATTCGGCGCATCAAACCAAAAAAAGGTCATCGCATTGAATCATCGCCCAAATCTTCCCGGCATCAAGACGCAATATCTTTACGAGTCTCTGAAATTGCTCAAACAATCCAGAGAATACGTTACCCTTCTTTCATTGAAGTTCCTCTCCGATTTCGAACCCGATCTGCGAAGCTCCGAGTTCGAAGAGATCTATAA from Leptospira langatensis includes these protein-coding regions:
- a CDS encoding heavy-metal-associated domain-containing protein yields the protein MYEMKLSGMTCDHCVKTVTKAIQSIAPESKPIVDLHSQTARFETEKDISSLPEIIKEEGYEVLSINKA
- the cueR gene encoding Cu(I)-responsive transcriptional regulator, translated to MNIGEIAKLSGVNAKLVRHYESIGLIPKAGRSGSGYRVYSENDAHTLKFIKRARNLGFSLPEIKQLVGLWRNRSRASAQVKSLASSHVKELEMKISELQAMRNTLLHLVKHCHGDHRPECPILEELEKG
- a CDS encoding adhesin OmpL37 family surface protein, which gives rise to MRSSVRIYFFAAILLVFFVSPTGIVKADLDSNRATALIRVERGLKQNEFHLKAINSTISNYGSEEDRALYRRCLQHHIETFTLYLQFDLAHSYDEMRQTQRLLVVLYSRVVESSAMVVRRELDYLAKYALRTQDAEARHHLEMGYREFGASNQKKVIALNHRPNLPGIKTQYLYESLKLLKQSREYVTLLSLKFLSDFEPDLRSSEFEEIYNEINRAMFTKSDHYAKIHFDNHFVIYNAENLYESTWQNPGLQELEKALGDIDPASDRARRMAKRSMTSP
- a CDS encoding heavy metal translocating P-type ATPase, yielding MITDTNQSQPIPSSEKPSEITLDLFGMTCTNCARRIETGLGKVPGVEEARVNFARETAFVRFKHDLDPKSLISRVESLGYTAAEHSQTNSKQANSLHEEERRKLRFRFFASLVFSLPLLYTMVSHFEFLSFLPNSKFLMHPWVQFLLATPVQFWIGFPFYKSAFRALKNGAANMDVLVALGTSAAYGYSLAMSIVFGMKNGDLLFSSAWEHSAHSALPPLYYETSAVLLSFLLLGKWMESLAKGKSSSAIQALLSLKPETAWVKKDENWTELPSEYVRKGDMLQIKPGERVPVDGIVTEGFSSVNESMLTGESMPVDKKSDDTVLGGTVNGNGVLIVRATSVGSDTVLSSIIKTVEDAQASRAPIQKIADRISAFFVPAVIGISFFNFLLWFIFLEPGIIGSALEKSIAILVIACPCALGLATPISILVGTGRAASHGILFRNAEALESSSNLDVIAFDKTGTITEGNPYVTAYQTLGEEKTVLVAAASVEASSSHPLAKAIVQFVKEKGHSLQSVQDLNTEPGQGVIAKVNGSSLMIGKEEYIASKSALPEQLVSRSSSWKETGKTIVWAKLDQGSNPSWIIFAIEDKIKENAKSSLEKLKDLGLKTILLTGDNALVAKSVSSQVGIDAYHSSLLPKDKADIISSMQASGKKVGMVGDGLNDSPALAKADVGFGMGTGTDVAMETSGVILMKGDLEKIYDSLRIAKATTRNIRQNFFWALAYNTIGIPIAAAGLLAPWIAGAMMAFSSVSVVLNALRLKKPT